In Ammoniphilus sp. CFH 90114, a genomic segment contains:
- a CDS encoding sigma-70 family RNA polymerase sigma factor produces the protein MFEHHVRLAVKGNHDSFMYIIREVEGSLYRVAKGILYSDMDCADAIQETIIKAYSSIEGLKNEKYFKTWITRILINKCRDLLATKKKVVPVYEINEGVVDLNISQKIEVWEAIQNLKEEMRVVIILYYIEGWSLKETAELLDIAEGTVKSRLARARVQLASYFDHPMEQRGV, from the coding sequence GTGTTCGAACACCATGTAAGGCTGGCCGTTAAAGGGAATCATGATTCGTTTATGTATATTATTCGCGAGGTAGAGGGTTCTTTGTATAGAGTGGCAAAGGGAATTTTATATTCGGATATGGATTGTGCTGATGCGATTCAAGAGACGATTATAAAAGCATACTCCTCGATCGAAGGTTTGAAAAATGAAAAGTATTTTAAGACTTGGATTACACGAATTTTAATCAATAAATGTAGAGATCTTTTGGCAACGAAAAAAAAGGTCGTACCTGTCTATGAAATAAACGAAGGGGTAGTGGATCTAAATATTAGCCAGAAAATTGAAGTGTGGGAAGCGATACAAAATCTAAAAGAAGAAATGAGAGTTGTCATTATTTTGTATTACATAGAAGGATGGTCTTTAAAGGAAACGGCAGAACTATTAGATATTGCTGAAGGAACGGTTAAATCCAGATTAGCAAGGGCAAGGGTACAGCTCGCTTCTTACTTTGACCATCCCATGGAGCAGAGAGGTGTTTAA
- a CDS encoding sigma factor regulator N-terminal domain-containing protein → MDTSIKTALKKAKRKQLLKTIIISIIVVLILLPILYKTGNYFASKSSSRLHDQLFLYHAIAQPNIRIDSQVTSHSSMFGGNMITNRSKNINGYLVPWSTLTSSYSWFRVDIDHNELTPGFYSSDTDFYEYDKQTKNKVATFYHPSIQDYYDGIQNELSEISQMENHVAEVALSFNQPYTLKEIQAKIPDNLNIAWLYMTSPIVDESNGPAGMPVYGFDPSDSPKEAYNSFIEALEKYDAKGNNETIQTFLNENKNKPFDEVKILGIMLTGQTENFKALENQELIRGASVGAVAQVVPYIKPEK, encoded by the coding sequence ATGGACACTTCCATTAAAACCGCTTTAAAAAAAGCGAAACGAAAACAATTGCTTAAAACCATCATCATTTCTATCATTGTTGTACTGATTTTATTGCCTATCCTTTATAAAACTGGCAACTACTTTGCATCCAAAAGTTCTTCAAGACTTCATGACCAGCTGTTTTTATATCATGCCATTGCCCAACCGAATATTCGGATCGACTCTCAAGTCACGAGTCATTCCTCCATGTTTGGCGGTAATATGATTACCAATCGCTCTAAAAACATCAATGGCTATCTTGTTCCATGGAGCACACTCACGAGCTCGTATTCTTGGTTCAGAGTAGATATCGATCATAACGAATTAACCCCAGGTTTTTACTCCTCTGATACAGATTTTTATGAGTATGACAAACAAACGAAAAATAAAGTAGCGACATTCTATCATCCATCGATCCAAGACTACTATGATGGTATCCAAAACGAACTAAGCGAAATCTCACAAATGGAAAATCACGTTGCGGAAGTGGCCCTTTCTTTTAATCAGCCTTATACGCTAAAGGAAATACAAGCTAAAATTCCCGACAATTTAAACATCGCATGGTTGTATATGACCTCCCCTATTGTAGATGAAAGTAATGGTCCTGCTGGTATGCCGGTTTATGGATTTGATCCATCAGATTCACCTAAGGAAGCATACAACAGCTTTATTGAAGCACTTGAAAAATATGATGCTAAGGGGAATAACGAAACCATCCAGACATTTTTAAATGAAAATAAAAACAAACCATTTGATGAAGTCAAGATTTTAGGTATCATGCTCACTGGCCAAACGGAGAATTTTAAAGCCTTAGAAAATCAAGAACTTATTCGTGGAGCCTCGGTTGGAGCTGTTGCACAAGTCGTCCCTTATATTAAACCCGAAAAATAG
- a CDS encoding RNA polymerase sigma factor: MKKENILTSYLMNVGEEVFRLLLAKGAKKEDAEDIIQNTFYKVYLLLDDLTESNIRPWFFRVSLNEYIDLKRKKEQQNLSLSEEIYSKLQHTDHELDAILNKDEIFYLLKDIKNEYKEIFFLKYYYDFSYEEIAHILEIQADSVKQKLYRARKSVHSKIGGKR; this comes from the coding sequence ATGAAAAAAGAAAATATACTAACTTCCTATCTTATGAATGTGGGAGAGGAAGTGTTCCGGCTACTACTGGCGAAAGGAGCTAAAAAAGAAGATGCGGAAGATATTATTCAAAATACCTTTTACAAAGTTTATCTCTTATTGGATGACTTAACAGAGAGCAATATACGTCCTTGGTTTTTTAGAGTATCTCTCAATGAGTACATCGACTTAAAAAGGAAAAAGGAGCAGCAGAACCTTTCCTTATCTGAGGAAATTTATTCAAAGCTGCAACATACAGATCATGAGTTGGATGCCATCCTAAATAAAGATGAGATTTTCTACTTATTGAAAGACATAAAAAACGAATATAAAGAGATTTTCTTTTTAAAGTATTATTATGATTTTTCCTATGAGGAAATTGCCCACATTCTAGAAATTCAAGCAGATAGCGTCAAGCAGAAATTATATCGTGCACGTAAATCGGTTCACTCAAAGATCGGAGGAAAACGTTAA
- a CDS encoding M20/M25/M40 family metallo-hydrolase, with translation MRDVLNRTIVVLLLMIVASYSLWEIGPPSLKDQQENLQSYSAHRAYSYLKHIAYEPHPTGSKGNERVREYIMKVSKDLGYEPEVQTAEVSVSEKNRNLITAATIHNVLVRVPGSTPSHAVLVMAHYDSEAGSPGANDDGVAVAAMLETLRALKEHEKLKNDVIFLFTDGEELGLFGARAFWKEHPWAKDVSMVLNYEARGSKGSSLMFETGANNGWLIENFSKAASHPVSNSSMSDFYELMTNDTDFTIAKEYGKTGLNFAYGDGRYAYHSPLDNLEHIDLKTVQHHGENVYNLVLQFGQADLSEPGQSDKVFFNLFGILIHYSTSWILPLNILVSALILSAVAWRVKARKLVLKQLGLAFLFIPTTLLILVGMLFGTWKLADVFWTDELFRYQPYTISFAHLLIGLSLFILLLRVMSRWVNLDHVYPAVLLMNLILIWGIYIYLPGASYLMIWPFFIHYVFYLGSLASKKALECFPIVHTASSVLILLFFTPLLFLLFVFLPIGFIPYIGAIGCSLVGFWILPSLNFVIKGGYRSVALGSFLLGLSILGYFQFIAKTNSELPERNNLFFVQHADQNESYWVTKTQPDSWTSMYLPTPIQKNLNDLIIFNGTKQMVWADQTNVNPRLHEPDIIVLKNEKHTDFRELELRIQSGRKAQDYLMMEVLNTKVLESEIQGQFPDDREAEEEIWNWRMRYYHVPVEGIRLKLKLEGTEPVSLRVMDGSYGLPIIEGLPQRPSKMVGRYEYDLMTLVVKTLIISD, from the coding sequence ATGAGAGATGTTCTTAATCGCACGATTGTTGTCTTACTATTAATGATTGTCGCTTCATATTCTTTATGGGAGATAGGTCCGCCAAGCCTAAAGGATCAGCAAGAAAATCTTCAATCCTACTCAGCTCATAGGGCATACTCCTATCTGAAACATATCGCTTACGAACCTCATCCAACCGGTTCTAAGGGCAATGAGAGAGTCAGAGAATACATAATGAAAGTAAGCAAAGACCTAGGGTATGAACCTGAGGTGCAAACAGCTGAAGTTTCGGTTTCTGAGAAAAATCGAAATTTAATCACAGCTGCCACAATTCACAATGTGCTTGTTCGGGTTCCAGGATCAACACCATCCCACGCGGTACTTGTCATGGCACACTATGACTCAGAGGCTGGAAGCCCTGGTGCAAACGATGATGGGGTTGCCGTGGCAGCCATGCTGGAAACCTTGCGAGCACTAAAGGAACATGAAAAGCTAAAGAATGATGTGATTTTTCTTTTTACAGATGGAGAAGAATTGGGGCTGTTTGGAGCTAGAGCTTTTTGGAAGGAACATCCATGGGCAAAGGATGTCAGCATGGTATTAAATTATGAAGCTCGGGGTTCTAAAGGGTCCTCCTTAATGTTTGAAACAGGGGCAAACAATGGATGGTTAATTGAAAATTTCTCTAAAGCGGCCTCACACCCTGTGTCGAATTCCAGCATGAGCGATTTTTATGAATTAATGACCAACGATACGGACTTCACCATTGCTAAGGAGTACGGAAAGACGGGACTAAATTTTGCCTATGGAGATGGCCGCTATGCTTATCATTCTCCTCTGGATAATCTAGAACATATCGATTTAAAGACAGTTCAGCACCATGGAGAAAATGTCTACAATTTAGTTTTACAATTTGGACAAGCTGACCTATCTGAGCCTGGCCAGAGCGATAAGGTATTCTTTAACCTCTTTGGCATCCTGATTCATTATTCCACATCATGGATTTTGCCGTTGAATATCCTGGTTTCTGCCCTCATTCTCTCAGCTGTGGCTTGGAGAGTGAAGGCTAGGAAGCTCGTATTGAAACAGCTAGGATTAGCCTTTCTATTTATTCCAACGACACTTCTGATCCTGGTAGGAATGCTATTCGGGACTTGGAAACTAGCGGATGTATTTTGGACTGATGAACTGTTTCGATACCAGCCGTATACGATTTCTTTTGCTCATTTGCTTATAGGTTTATCCTTATTTATTCTCCTCCTTCGTGTGATGAGCCGTTGGGTAAATCTAGATCACGTGTATCCTGCTGTTTTACTGATGAACCTGATCCTGATTTGGGGAATTTATATCTACTTGCCTGGAGCAAGTTATTTAATGATTTGGCCTTTTTTTATTCATTACGTATTTTACCTGGGCTCACTTGCTTCAAAAAAGGCGTTGGAGTGCTTCCCGATTGTACATACAGCTTCATCGGTGCTGATCCTGTTATTTTTCACTCCGTTGCTATTTTTATTGTTTGTATTCTTGCCGATTGGTTTTATCCCCTATATTGGGGCGATCGGGTGTAGTTTGGTAGGCTTTTGGATTCTTCCATCTCTCAACTTTGTAATAAAAGGGGGATATAGGAGTGTAGCACTGGGATCTTTCCTTCTTGGTTTATCTATATTAGGATATTTTCAGTTTATCGCAAAGACAAATTCGGAACTTCCTGAGAGAAATAACTTGTTTTTTGTACAGCATGCAGATCAAAATGAATCTTATTGGGTGACAAAAACACAGCCAGATTCGTGGACCAGTATGTACCTTCCTACCCCTATACAGAAAAATCTCAACGATCTCATTATCTTTAATGGGACAAAACAGATGGTGTGGGCAGATCAAACGAACGTCAATCCACGACTTCATGAACCGGATATTATAGTATTGAAAAATGAAAAGCATACAGACTTCCGCGAGCTTGAGTTACGGATTCAGTCGGGTAGAAAAGCTCAGGACTACTTGATGATGGAAGTGTTAAATACAAAGGTGCTTGAGAGCGAAATACAAGGACAATTCCCCGATGATCGTGAAGCTGAAGAAGAGATTTGGAACTGGAGAATGCGATACTACCATGTACCGGTTGAAGGCATCCGTTTAAAGCTAAAGCTGGAAGGGACAGAACCGGTTTCCCTTCGGGTCATGGATGGTTCATACGGCTTGCCTATCATCGAAGGGCTGCCGCAACGACCTTCCAAGATGGTGGGAAGGTATGAGTATGATCTTATGACATTAGTTGTAAAAACACTAATAATTAGTGATTGA
- a CDS encoding diphosphate--fructose-6-phosphate 1-phosphotransferase, translating to MPNKMKIAIAQAGGPTAVINSSLYGFLKGFSHCDNVQVYGIYGGIAGLIDGRFIHLNHRAVGEYEWLQNVPGAALGAGRKPLSEQDIGRIILQLKEKGVSALAIVGGNGTMWSCNQIAETAREMGYNLQVIGIPKTVDNDLVETDHTPGYGSAARFVAHAVRDLAFDLESMKNFENVRVVETMGRNVGWLAASSTYFRNSPDDAPHIVCLPEIPFNMDQFLESVNKVHRRLGYAIVVVSEGLKDKHGNSVSEIELSKSRDHKVLGGVGGLVSERITTELGLSSRYENLGILQRCTHFMVSNQDRLEARMVGEKAAEALLEGKSDIMIGLQRGLGHAMTSSEVPLSRVVNQERSLESQFISDDNFVPIASSFKEWLYPIIGETCEYGRMEMRPHVKAIGDMK from the coding sequence GTGCCAAATAAGATGAAGATTGCTATTGCTCAAGCAGGAGGTCCCACAGCCGTTATTAATTCTAGTTTATATGGTTTCTTGAAAGGGTTTTCTCATTGCGATAACGTTCAAGTCTATGGAATTTATGGGGGAATCGCCGGTCTCATAGATGGTCGATTCATCCATCTTAACCATCGCGCCGTAGGAGAATATGAGTGGTTGCAAAACGTGCCAGGTGCAGCCTTAGGTGCTGGAAGGAAGCCATTATCGGAACAAGACATCGGACGTATCATTCTACAACTAAAGGAAAAGGGAGTTTCTGCTTTAGCGATAGTGGGAGGAAATGGAACCATGTGGTCATGTAATCAAATTGCAGAAACGGCCAGAGAAATGGGATATAACCTTCAAGTAATTGGAATTCCAAAAACGGTGGATAACGATCTCGTGGAAACTGATCATACACCTGGATATGGCAGCGCGGCTCGATTTGTTGCCCATGCGGTGCGAGACTTAGCTTTTGATCTAGAGTCTATGAAGAATTTTGAGAACGTGAGAGTTGTAGAAACGATGGGACGTAATGTCGGCTGGCTTGCAGCCTCCTCTACTTACTTCAGGAACAGTCCAGATGATGCTCCCCACATCGTGTGCTTGCCGGAAATCCCATTTAATATGGATCAATTCCTTGAGAGTGTAAATAAGGTACATAGGCGGTTAGGCTATGCGATCGTAGTAGTCAGTGAAGGATTAAAAGATAAACATGGCAATTCAGTATCGGAAATTGAGCTTAGTAAAAGTAGAGATCATAAAGTGCTCGGTGGAGTTGGAGGACTCGTTTCGGAAAGGATTACTACCGAGCTAGGATTATCCAGTCGTTATGAAAATTTGGGGATCCTGCAGAGATGCACTCATTTTATGGTTTCCAATCAGGATCGCTTAGAAGCCAGAATGGTAGGGGAAAAGGCAGCAGAAGCCTTACTAGAGGGAAAGTCCGACATCATGATAGGACTGCAGCGGGGATTAGGTCATGCAATGACAAGTAGCGAGGTTCCATTATCACGAGTAGTAAACCAAGAGAGGTCTTTAGAGTCTCAGTTTATTTCGGATGACAATTTTGTACCGATCGCGAGTTCCTTTAAGGAGTGGCTTTATCCGATTATTGGAGAAACATGTGAATATGGACGCATGGAGATGAGACCACATGTCAAAGCAATAGGAGATATGAAATAA
- a CDS encoding TerC family protein, whose amino-acid sequence MDVALLLEYGWVLLVLIALEGILAADNALVIAIMVKHLPETERKKALFYGLAGAFVFRFGSLFLISFLVDVWQVQAIGALYLIFISLNHMFKKFVLRKGENKDTGNVKQGSGFWTTVLKVELADLAFAVDAILAAVAFAVTLPETPLPPIGGLDGGQFLVILAGGIIGLVIMRFAANYFVGLLQKRPGLETAAFTIVGWVGVKLTVYTLSHPDLAYLPVGFPKTTAWKLTFWSVLILIAVSGWFLSKQKEPGNPGDPGGSGEPKPFSSKKQEKAK is encoded by the coding sequence TTGGATGTTGCACTCTTGTTGGAATACGGCTGGGTTTTACTTGTTCTTATTGCTTTAGAAGGAATCCTAGCTGCTGATAATGCTTTAGTTATTGCTATTATGGTCAAACATTTGCCTGAAACGGAGAGAAAAAAGGCTTTATTTTACGGTTTAGCTGGAGCCTTTGTGTTCCGATTCGGGTCACTATTTCTCATCTCTTTTTTAGTGGATGTCTGGCAGGTTCAAGCCATAGGAGCTTTATACCTCATATTTATCAGTCTTAATCACATGTTCAAAAAGTTCGTTTTGCGTAAAGGTGAAAATAAAGATACAGGCAATGTCAAACAGGGGTCTGGGTTTTGGACAACGGTACTCAAGGTGGAACTGGCTGACTTAGCCTTCGCCGTGGATGCTATTTTAGCCGCCGTAGCTTTTGCTGTCACGCTTCCTGAAACACCCCTCCCCCCTATTGGTGGTTTGGACGGAGGACAATTCCTTGTCATCCTTGCAGGTGGAATCATAGGTCTAGTGATTATGAGATTCGCTGCCAATTATTTTGTAGGCTTACTTCAGAAAAGGCCTGGACTTGAAACAGCCGCCTTTACGATTGTAGGTTGGGTTGGGGTCAAGCTTACCGTCTATACCCTCTCACATCCTGACTTAGCTTATTTACCTGTTGGTTTCCCCAAAACGACAGCGTGGAAGCTCACTTTCTGGTCGGTTCTTATACTCATAGCCGTTTCAGGTTGGTTCTTATCTAAGCAGAAAGAACCTGGAAATCCTGGAGATCCAGGAGGTTCTGGTGAGCCTAAGCCATTCTCATCCAAAAAACAAGAAAAAGCCAAATAA
- a CDS encoding exopolysaccharide biosynthesis protein, producing MKTSTSFSKTLKNLSVPSHGITLGKFLHDLGQQGILVGLAFLTIPFLFGVSIPGTSTPFGILIALVSWQLLLQRPVSIPRKFGNIQLSSASIVKLQNKSLPWIMRMEEKIKPRWISWFKSPLIRQCHIAVMMLSGILLTVPIPIPLTNAFPAYAVLLLSIGILERDGLLVFIGHTFFVTSILYFVFIGWIGTEGIMALWTSVF from the coding sequence GTGAAAACATCAACTTCCTTCTCGAAAACGCTAAAGAACCTTTCGGTTCCATCTCATGGGATTACCTTGGGGAAATTTCTTCATGATCTAGGGCAACAGGGGATTCTAGTTGGACTTGCCTTCCTAACCATCCCTTTTTTGTTTGGGGTGTCCATTCCAGGCACTAGCACACCCTTTGGCATTCTGATTGCTCTTGTCTCGTGGCAGCTCCTTCTTCAACGACCTGTCTCAATTCCAAGGAAGTTCGGAAACATTCAATTATCCTCTGCTTCCATCGTGAAATTGCAGAACAAAAGCCTTCCTTGGATTATGAGGATGGAAGAAAAAATAAAGCCACGTTGGATATCCTGGTTCAAATCACCGCTTATTCGTCAATGTCATATAGCAGTCATGATGCTTAGTGGTATCTTATTAACCGTTCCGATTCCAATTCCATTAACCAATGCGTTTCCGGCCTATGCAGTCTTACTATTAAGCATTGGCATTTTGGAACGGGACGGTTTGCTTGTGTTCATCGGCCATACGTTTTTTGTTACCAGTATTCTCTATTTTGTTTTTATCGGATGGATCGGAACAGAGGGGATAATGGCGCTTTGGACGTCTGTATTTTAG
- a CDS encoding PQQ-binding-like beta-propeller repeat protein, with protein MKKQSLIILLSVMLGTTAADSIYAADEISYTSKPIQQWSYQIQGSYSQHIQTLAFGPDGTIYAGTLGSPAKTVDDGELYALQPNGKVKWSLHLGPNWTTPTIGKDGTIYTLSYGDLKAISPDGKIKWTYQGGEFGLEMARPTVGSDNTIYVVRRENTFQSLVALTPDGKEKWKATPEDAHMGYITTPVLGKDGTLYGGINGQGKKSIYALNPDGTTKWSFTGEGPTHKFLSGISLPAIGEDGTLYVGMSDGYVYALGEDGKAIWSYQTNQIQHTAPVFDTEGNLYLVGAEMGGKEEILYSITPEGKLRWSTANKLEVRGFNGVTLHDQSIYIQGQDGKIIRLTLDGNVSEDQAAPQGTIGGLTFHEDGFLLSGDNKLTYYANRFTDIPNTHWIFRNGTIQWAAKTEVSEGYPDGRFQPEKAVTEAEFITLFIHSYEEENGFQLNPMPGAAWNEPFYKVLEDMLWNVPGLTTLSQRSQPMTRGAVAVLVAEAVSGKKMSEQEAVMYLLNHKLASGRTAEASIDSYVPKGTLTRAEAIQFIRNVKEKGIVQLKKVEE; from the coding sequence ATGAAAAAACAAAGTTTAATTATTCTACTTTCTGTCATGTTGGGAACAACGGCGGCGGATTCGATCTATGCCGCAGACGAAATTTCGTATACGAGTAAACCCATCCAGCAATGGTCCTATCAAATTCAAGGCTCTTATAGTCAACATATACAGACGCTGGCATTTGGACCGGATGGAACAATCTATGCCGGTACCTTGGGAAGCCCTGCAAAGACGGTAGATGATGGGGAATTGTATGCACTGCAACCGAATGGGAAAGTGAAGTGGAGCTTGCACTTAGGTCCTAATTGGACCACACCTACCATTGGCAAAGACGGTACAATTTACACACTCTCTTATGGGGATCTTAAAGCCATTAGTCCTGACGGGAAAATCAAATGGACGTACCAAGGCGGAGAATTTGGATTGGAAATGGCTCGTCCAACAGTGGGGTCTGATAACACGATCTACGTTGTACGAAGAGAAAATACCTTCCAGTCCCTTGTTGCCCTGACACCTGACGGCAAGGAAAAGTGGAAGGCAACACCTGAAGATGCGCATATGGGCTATATCACTACGCCTGTTCTTGGAAAGGACGGCACTTTATATGGCGGGATCAATGGACAAGGCAAGAAAAGCATCTATGCCTTGAACCCCGATGGTACAACAAAATGGTCCTTCACAGGAGAAGGGCCAACCCATAAATTTTTAAGCGGTATTAGTCTTCCAGCCATTGGCGAAGATGGAACCCTCTACGTGGGGATGAGTGATGGATATGTCTATGCCCTTGGGGAAGATGGCAAGGCCATATGGTCCTACCAAACAAACCAAATCCAGCATACGGCACCCGTTTTTGACACGGAAGGAAATCTCTATCTTGTAGGAGCAGAAATGGGGGGGAAAGAAGAGATTCTGTATTCCATAACCCCTGAAGGGAAACTGCGGTGGTCGACGGCAAACAAGCTTGAAGTTAGAGGTTTTAACGGTGTGACCCTTCATGACCAATCGATTTACATACAAGGACAAGATGGGAAAATCATCAGGCTTACGTTGGATGGCAATGTCTCCGAGGATCAGGCAGCTCCCCAAGGTACCATCGGTGGCTTAACGTTTCATGAGGACGGATTTCTCCTTAGTGGAGATAACAAGCTAACCTATTACGCCAACCGATTCACGGACATTCCCAACACGCATTGGATTTTCCGTAATGGCACTATCCAATGGGCAGCTAAAACCGAAGTCTCCGAGGGATATCCAGACGGCAGGTTCCAACCGGAAAAAGCGGTTACGGAAGCCGAGTTTATCACGCTATTCATTCACTCCTATGAAGAGGAAAATGGCTTTCAACTGAATCCCATGCCGGGCGCAGCTTGGAATGAACCGTTCTACAAGGTCTTAGAGGACATGTTATGGAATGTTCCTGGACTCACAACCCTCTCACAACGCAGCCAGCCCATGACAAGAGGCGCCGTTGCAGTTTTAGTAGCGGAGGCGGTTTCCGGCAAAAAGATGAGTGAACAAGAAGCCGTGATGTACCTCCTAAACCATAAGCTGGCTTCAGGCAGAACCGCAGAAGCAAGCATCGACAGCTATGTCCCAAAAGGCACCCTTACTAGGGCTGAAGCGATTCAGTTCATTCGAAATGTAAAAGAAAAAGGTATTGTTCAATTGAAGAAAGTAGAAGAATAA